From one Sphingobacteriales bacterium genomic stretch:
- a CDS encoding response regulator: MVEKITKGTWKKKKSDSKRKYKWFDKKILVVEDEKSNHMLIDLILRPTSARLLWAMDGEKAVELAQENPDIDLILMDIRLPKMDGYEATKKIREFNQSVPIIAQTAYVMEEEKYKVTDVGCDDLLTKPLQREKMLKMIDKYMKKKN; encoded by the coding sequence ATGGTTGAAAAAATTACAAAAGGGACATGGAAAAAAAAGAAATCAGATTCAAAGCGAAAATACAAGTGGTTTGACAAAAAGATACTCGTAGTGGAAGATGAAAAAAGCAACCACATGCTGATAGATCTGATACTCAGGCCAACAAGTGCCAGATTGCTTTGGGCAATGGATGGAGAAAAAGCAGTGGAACTGGCACAGGAAAATCCAGATATAGACCTGATACTGATGGACATCAGGCTACCCAAAATGGATGGTTATGAGGCAACAAAAAAAATACGGGAATTCAATCAGTCGGTGCCGATAATTGCCCAGACAGCCTATGTGATGGAAGAGGAAAAGTATAAAGTTACCGATGTCGGGTGCGATGATTTGCTTACCAAGCCCCTGCAGCGGGAAAAAATGCTCAAAATGATCGACAAATACATGAAGAAAAAAAACTAA